The Hyalangium gracile nucleotide sequence GCCTTCACCTTGTAGTTCGCGCCCACCGACCAGGTCGCATCGTTGATCAGCGGCTTGACCTCCACGTCCCCCACCGAGTCCGCCCACGTGTACGTCCACTTGTTCCCAGACGTCCATGTGGTGTTGATGCCCGCGCTCCACGAGAACGGCGCCTTGCTGCCTCGCAGCGTGATGCGATTGCCGTAGCCCACGTCGTAGTGCACCCGGAGCGTCGTGGCCTCGGCCACCGCCGCGACCCAGAGAGCCCACAGGCACACCAGGACCCGGGCCTGGCTCGAGACGAACCTTCGCATGGCGAGACTCCTCCTCAAGGGATGGTGCCGCCCGGCCGGCATACAGGGGGCCCGGCGCAGGCATGCCGGCCCTGTTAACAGCGTGTCCTGCCGTGAACAAGGCGGGTCCTACGCTTATCCAGCGGTTGTGACAGGAAGAAATTGACTCTGGACCCAGGTCCGTCTGCACTCACCTCCATGCTCCGCCGTGCCTCGTCCTGGTCCCTGCTCCTGCTCGTCTTGCTCGCCGGCTGCTCCCGCTGTGGGAAGGACAGCGGCCCGACCGGCCCCGCCGGCAAGCCCGCCTCCGTCGAGCGCTTCCTGCCTCGCGACGCCCAGGCCGCCATCGTCGTCCAGGATCTCGGCGCGCTCGGCGAGAAGCTCGCGCGCTTCCAGAACCTGAAGATCGCCTCCTTCCTCGCCCAGCTGCAGAACTTCCAGACCGCGGAGGCCTATGTCTCCGCCGTCATGCGCCAGGTGGGCGTGGATCTGCGCAGCCGCCAGGCCATGGAGAAGGCCGGCATCGACCCGGGCAAGGGCGCCGGCGCCGCGTTCCTCTCCCAGACCCAGGCCTTCTCCGTGCTCGGTGTGAAGGACGCGAAGACGCTGGAGGAGACCTTCTCCAACCTCGCCCGCAACCGCCTCGGTGCTCCCGAGCGCGCGGAGCAGAAGGCCGGCGGCGGCACCCTCATCACCTTCAGCCGGAAGGGCGCCACCACGCCCCAGCTGGGCCTGCTCTTCATCGGCGACTTCGTCCTCGTCGCCCCGGGCTCCACCGTGGAGCGGCTGGCGACGTTCGCCTCGCAGCCCTCCGAGAAGTCCCTCGCCGAGGAGCCCGTGCTGGCCGCCTCCCTCGGGCGGCTCCCGAAGGAGCGGGACTTCCACATCTATCTCCCCGGCGGCACCGACCTGGTTCGCCCCGGCACCGTGCAGGGGCTCACCCTCACCGGCGTCATCGAGGAGCGCGCCGTCACCCTGCGCGCGGATGCCCCGTGGCCCGACACCCAGCAGGCGCTCGCGCCGCTCGTTCCCAAGGAGGGGCCGGACCTGCTCGGCTACCTGCCCGCGGACAGCTTCCTCGTCGCCCGCTACCGGGGAGACCCGGCCACCCTCGGCGGCGTGTGGCCGTACATCGTCGGCCCCTACGTCACCCGCGCCGTGCAGCAGAGCAACTTCGACATCAAGGGCGAGGTGCTCGACAACCTCCAGAGCGGCATCGCGATGGGCGTGGCCCTGGCCCCCACCGCCCAGTTCGGCAGCGGCATCCCCGAGCTCGACATCCGCCGCACCAGCCCCTTCCGCTACGTGCAGCTCATGGTCGTCGCCGAGCCCAAGGACGTGGCGAAGGCGGACGCCACCCTGGCTCGCGTGCCCGACATCGCCGGCAACTTCGGCGCGCAGGTGAAGCCCGAGGACGTGGGCGGCAAGCGCGTGTACCTCACCTCGTACCGGGCAGGGGAGGGCGCCCACTTCGCCCAGGCTGGGGGAAAGCTGGTGCTCGCCGCGCCTCGCTCCCGCCTGGAGGCGGCGCTCACGGGCCTCGCCGGCAAGCCGGGCGAGTTCCCCCTCGCGCAGGACCTTCAGGGCGCCATGAAGGATCAGGTCCTCTCCGTGGTGATGGACCTGCGCAAGCTGTCGGACGCCGTGCGCAACCTGCCCTCCGAGGCCTGGGGCATTGGCGGCTTCGCCATCAAGGCCACCGCCCTCCGGTGGCTCGAGGCCACCGATGACCTGCGCGCGGTGACCCTCAACCTCTCCCAGAAGGAGAAGGCCCTGCAGGCCGAGGTGTCGCTGAAGCTGACGCTCCCTCCGGCCCCGCAGCAGCCTTCGTCCCAGCCCGCTCCCCAGCCCACCGAGGCCAAGTGATTCGAGCGCGAGACATCGTGAAGGAGTACCACGACGGTGACGGCACGCTGGTGCGCGTGCTGGATGGTCTGTCCCTGGAAGTCGACCAGGGTGACTTCGTCGCCGTGGTTGGCCCCTCCGGCAGCGGCAAGTCCACGCTGCTCCACCTGCTGGGCGGGCTCGACGTGCACTACTCCGGTGAGGTGGAGGTGGGTGGCGTCAAGCTGCGCGGCCTGAACGATCGCGCGCTGGCCCGCTTCCGCAACTCGCACGTCGGCTTCGTCTTTCAGTCCTTCCACCTCATCCCCAACCTCTCGGCCGTGGAGAACGTGCTGCTGCCCTCGCACTTCGGCGCCGCCTCCCTCGAGGCTCGCAAGCGGGCCGAGGCCATGCTCGACCGCGTGGGCCTGCTCTCCAAGAAGGACCGTGCCCCGGTGCGGCTGTCCGGCGGCGAGCGCCAGCGCGTGGCCATCGCCCGCGCCCTCTTCACCGGCCCCAAGCTGCTGCTGTGCGACGAGCCCACCGGCAACCTCGACGCCGCCACCGGCGCTGGCGTCATCCAGCTCTTCCACGAGCTGCACCGCGAGGGGCTCACCATCCTCGCCGTCACCCACGAGGAGCGCATGAGCTCCGCCGCCCGCCGCGTGCTGCGACTCAAGGAGTGTCGGCTCGTCGAGGAGCCTGTCGCCCGCACCGCTCCCGGAGGTGCGTCATGAGGCTCGCCGCTCTGTCCCGCCTGGTGCGCCTGAGCATCGCCCGCGAGCGCCGGGGCGCCTTCTTCTCCGCCTTCGGCGTGGCCGTCGGTGTCGGGGCGCTCGTCTTCTTCGTCGGCCTGGGCCTGGGCGTCGGCCGAGTCATCCGCGAGCGCATCTTCCCCACCGACGCGCGGCTGGTGGATGTGGTGCCCCCGGCGGTGTCGCTCGGCTCGCTGCTCGGCGGCGGCAAGCTGGATGCCGAGACCGTGGAGCGTCTGTCCGCCCTGCCCGGCGTGGAGAAGGTGTACCGGAAGATGAACGTCCGCGTGCCCGCCGTCAGCCGCTACGAGGGCGCCTTCTTCGGCGCACGGCTGCGCATGGGCATGGAGGTGCTCGCCGTCGGCGTGGACCCGGGCCTCGTGTCCGCCGACGTGCAGCTCGGCGAGTTCAAGGACCCCGGGCCCGACAAGCCCATCCCCGCCGTCATCTCCACCCGGCTGCTGGAGATCTACAACAAGACCTTCGCTCCGGCGCGCAAGCTCCCGCAGATCTCCCCGCAGATGATCGTCGGCTTCGGCTTCCCCGTGGAGTTCAACCGCTCCTATGTGGCGCAGACCACCGGCGGCCCGACCACTCCCACGCAGGCCCAGGTGGTGGGCGCCTCCGACCGGGGCCTGCTCGCAGGCATCACCATCCCGCTCGAGACGGCCATCCGCCTCAACCGCGCCTCCGGCGTGGATGCCGAGACGTTCACCGGCGTGACGCTCGTGGCCCAGGACCCCTCGCAGGTGTCGGCCCTCGTCTCCGCCGTGAAGGAGATGGGTCTGGAGATCGATGATCAGGAGCGCAGGCTGGCCGAGAACGCGGGCGCCGCCGTCACGCTCACCACCTCCGCGCTCGCCCTGCTGTCCATCCTCATCTGCGTGCTGGCCGCCGTGAACATCGCCCACGCCCTCTCCGCCTCCGTGCGCGCTCGCGCCAAGGAGATCGGCGTCATGCAGGCTGTCGGCGCCTCGCGCGGAGACGTCCGCAACATCGTCCTCGCCGAGGCCGGCGTGGTGGGCCTTGCCGGCGGTGCCATCGGGACAGGGGCCGCGCTGCTGCTCGCCCTCGTCATCAACCGGCTCGCCGCCCGCTACCTGCCGGACTTCCCCTTCAAGCCCGACAGCTTCTTCTCCTTCCCCTGGCCCGTGGTGCTCGGAGGCGTGGCGCTTGGGCTGTTCGCCGCGCTCGCCGGCGCCTACTTCCCCAGCCGCCGCGCCGCCGCCATGGATCCCGCCCGGACGCTCGCCGGATGACGCTGCCTTCCCGAAAGGTCCTCCTCGCCAACGGCGTCTGTCTGGTCCTCCTGGCCTGGCTCTATGGCGGCGACGTCTTCGACGCCGTCCAGGCCCGCTCCGCCGAGGTCTCCGCCTTCCTCGAGCCTCCGCCCCTCGTCCGCCCCATCATCGTCCTCGTCATCGGCACCCTCGCCCTGGGTGTGGTGGTGTGGGGACTGCTGCGCCGCCAGGACGATGACTTCAAGGGCTACAGGCTGCTACCCATCGTCCTCGTGGCCGCACTCTTCGTGGATCTCGTGTTCGCGGAGAAGCGCATGCCGCTGAGCTCCGTGGACCTGGCCTCCATGTCCCTGCGCTACTTCCAGGACCTGGCGCAGCGACAGGCCACCCGGGATGCGGTCCCCGCTGACCCTGCCTCCCTCAACCCCCTGCTCGAGCAGCTCGGGCGCCCGCCGTACCTCATCCGCGGCCAGCCGGCCTCCCAGTACACCCTCCAGGTCCGCCAGGACTGCGAGGGCCCCGTGCGCTCGGCCCCCGGCCTCCAGCCCGGCACGCTCATCTACTGCGTCGCATCAGGGCGGAAGGGGGCCTGGATCACCCTGGTGGGGCTCCCCGCCGAGCGCCGCTTCGGCTCTCCAGAGGTGCTCTCCGTCGGGGGTGAACCGCGCTTCATGTTGGTACAGCCCTTGCCCTCCGAGGAGGCTCCCGCCCCCGAGCCGGCACCCTCCGAGCCCTTCCGAGGCTCGGGCCGCACCGCGGCGCAGCCCTCCGAGCCCGGCAACGGGGGCCAGGATGCTCGCCCGGCACCCTGAGCAGGCGGCCTGCTTGCCTACACGCTCCCCTCCGCGTCCGCGATGGTTGACCCTGTAGAGCCGCGATCGCTAGGCTCGGGTCCCAAACCCCGAGACACTCGAATCTCGTGACGACCTCTCAACCGAAGCGGCAACCCATCCCATTTGGGAAGTACCTCCTTCTCGACCGCATCAACATCGGCGGCATGGCCGAGGTGTGGCGCGGGAAGATGTTCGGCGCGGGAGGTTTCGAGCGGCTCGTCGCCATCAAGCGAATCCTCCCGAACATCGCCGAGGACGAAGAGTTCATCACGATGTTCATCGATGAGGCGAAGATCAGCGTCCAGCTGAATCACGCCAACATCGCGCAGATCCACGAGCTGGGGCAGATCGCCAACAACTACTTCATCGCGATGGAGTACATCCCCGGCAAGGACATGCGGGCGATCTTCGACCGGTGCCGCAAGAAGGGTGAGCCCGCCCCCATCCCCCTGGTGGCCTACTGCGTCTCCAAGATGTGCGAGGGCCTGGACTACGCCCACCGCAAGAAGGACGGCATGGGGCGGGACCTCAACATCGTCCACCGCGACATCTCACCTCAGAACGTCCTCATCTCCTTCGAGGGCGAAGTCAAGGTCATCGACTTCGGTATCGCCAAGGCCGCCGGCAAGGCCACCAAGACGCAGGCCGGCATCCTCAAGGGCAAGTTCGGCTACATGAGCCCGGAGCAGATCCGCGGCCTGCCGCTGGATCGCCGCTCGGACGTGTTCGCCATCGGCGTGTGTCTCTACGAGATGCTCACCGGCGAGCGCCTCTTCGTGGGCGACAGCGACTTCTCGGTGCTGGAGAAGGTGCGCAAGGCCGAGGTGGCTCCGCCGTCCACCTACAACCGGCGCATCCCCGAGCAGCTCGAGAAGATCGTCCTCAAGGCGCTCGCCCGCGACGTGGACGAGCGCTACCAGTACGCCAGCGAGCTGGGCGACGACCTGCAGCGCTTCCTCATCACCAGCGACACCATCTTCGGCCGCAAGGACCTCATGCAGTACATGAAGGCCACCTTCGCCGAGGACGTGGAGCGCGAGAAGCAGCGCCTGGCCGAGTACGCCAACATCAAGCCTCCCGACGGGATGCTCTCCGCCATCGAGGCCGGCTTCAGCGGCTCCTCGAGCCCCAGCGCTCCGCCCCCCACTCCCGCCCCGCCCACCCAGACGCCGATGGAGACGCCCAAGGCCTCTGGCGCCACCGCGGTGATGGGGCCCGCGGGCGCCAATGGCGAGGCCATCCGCCGCACCCCCTCGCTCACCGCGCTGCCCAAGCTCACCGCCGCCGCCGCCACGCCGACGCCCAAGGACGACGAGGCCGTCGCGACGATGCTGGTGGACTCGCGCGAGTACTTCGACGACGAGGACGAGCCCACCACCCAGCCGGGCGCCAGGGCCGGCCGCACCGTGACGCCGCTGGAGTCCGAGCGGGCCGAGCTGGCCGAGGGTGAGCCCGCCAGCACCGGCAAGACGGCCGTCATCGGTCCTCCCCCGGGCGCTCAGTCGCCCCGCATGTCCTCGCCGAACATCCCCGTGGTGACGCCCACGCCCAACGTGCAGGTGCGTCCCTCCGTGTTCGGCATGCCCTCCGTGTCGGCCGAGCCCGTGGCGCCGGCCCGTCCTCCTCCGGGCCGCCTGCCGGGTGATGGGCTGCCGCGCATCGCTCGCCAGGAAGGTCCCGGCGGCGGGCCGCCCATGCTGAGCCCCGCGGGCATGCAGGGCAATGCCGCCGGGCATGGGGCGAGGCCCGCGCCCCAGGTGCCCGCCCCGCCCATCGGCACGCCCTCGCCCACGCCCGCCGCGAAGACTCCGGGGCGCGCGGACAAGGACGAGCCTGGGCAGCGCTCCGGCCCGAACCGGATGGTCCTCTTCGGCGGCATCGGCGCCGCGGTGCTCGTGGTGCTGGCGGTGGTCATCATCCTGGCGACGCGCTCGCCCGCCTCGGGCTTCATCATGGTGGAGCTGCCGCCCCAGCTGAAGGGCAAGGCCCAGGTCACCCTCAACGCCCAGCCCGCCACGGCGAACAACGGCGTCGTCCTGCAGCCGGTGCCCGCCGGCCCCGTCGTGGTCGCCGTCAGCGCCGAGGGCTACAAGGCCTTCATGCAGACGGTCACCGTCGAGGAGGGCACGCAAGTCACCCGCGTGGTCCCCGAGATGGAGTCCCTGGTGAAGTCGGTGTCCATGGTGCTCGCCACCGTGCCCCAGGACGCCCAGGTGACGCTCAACGGCAAGGTCATCCGCGCTCAGGGCTCCCAGGACGCCTTCATCAAGGATCTGCCCGCCACCGATGAGATGGTCATCGAGGTGCGCGCCCCGGGCTTCAAGCCCCACCAGCAGAAGTACACCCTGCCCGCGGGCTCCGAGCCGCTGCAGGTGACGGTGCGGCTGGAGGCGGCGGAGGTCGCGGTGCGCGTGGAGTCCGAGCCGTCGGGGGCCACCATCCTCGCCAGCGGCAAGGAGCTGGGCTTCACCACGCCGGCCACCGTGCGGCTGCCGCCCGGGGTGAAGCAGGTGACGCTGCGGCTGAAGTGCTTCGAGGAGGCCGAGCTGCCGGTGAGCCTCGCCTCGTCCGGGGACGGCCCGCCCGTGGTGAAGGGTGCCTTGAAGAAGCAGCCGGGCTGCAAGTAGTCGCGCCTGCCTGAGACAGAGGCGGGCCGGGGCCCCTCAACGGGGCGGAGGGACATTCGTCCGTGAGCAAATCGCGCAGGAGCAAGTCGGATCCGCTGGCGGATCTGCCCCGCTGGGCCCAGAAGCTGGCCCAGAAGTACTACACGAAGACCGTCTCCACGTTCCTGCTCTACGGGGCGGTGAGGGATCTGCAGCCCCTCACCCTCGAGGACGGCAACCGGGGCTACGGCATCCTCAAGACGTTCCTCGCCGACGAGCTGTTCGGCGGGCGGGACCACGTCATCTTCTACGATCGTTCCTCCGGCATCCGCGCCGCCGCGCCCGAGACGCAGAAGGACCTGCAGCGGGCCATGGCGGGCTACGACGCCCTCTACGGCACCGACTACGCCAAGTCCCTGCCGAGAGACCCGGGCCGGGCGCTGCAGATCCTCGAGAACTTCCTGCGCCTGCGCCTGGGCGAGGGCAAGTCGATGGCGCTCATCATCGACTTCGCGGAGACGCTGGTGCCCGGCGGAGAGATGAGCCACCTGTCCGCCGAGGACCGCTTCGTGGTGGCCACGCTGGACAAGTGGGCGCACGATCCGCAGTTCCTCTCCAACGACATCTCCGTGGTGCTGCTGGCGGAGAACCTGGCGGACATCTCCCCGCGCATCTCCCGCAACCCGTACGTGGCGCCCATCGAGCTGCCGCTGCCGGGCGAGGAGGAGCGCCTGGACTACGTGCGCTACAAGCTGGAGGGCAAGCGGCTCCAGTCCATCTCGGACGTGTCGCTGGCCGCGCTGGCGAAGATGACGGCGGGCCTGTCGCGCATCAACCTGGACCGGGTGCTCACCGAGGCCATGGAGCGCGACGTGCGCATCACCCCCGAGCTCCTCAAGGAGAAGAAGAAGGAGCTCATCCAGGCCGAGTGTCATGGCCTGCTGGAGTTCATCGAGCCGGCGCACAACCTGGACGCGGTGGCCGGCCACGGCAAGGCCAAGGAGATGCTCCGCCACGCCGCCAACGCCCTCAAGAAGGGCCGCATGGAGGTGATGCCCATGGGCTACCTCATCAGCGGCCCGGTGGGCACCGGCAAGACGTTCATGGTGACCAGCTTCGCCGGCGAGATTGGCATCCCCGCGGTGAAGTTCCTCAACTTCCGCAGCCAGTGGCAGGGCGTCACCGAGGCCAACCTGGAGCGCATCTTCACCCTGCTCAAGGCCCTGTGGCCCGTGGCGGTGATGGTGGACGAGGCCGACACCTTCCTGGGCAACCGAGACTCCGGCGGGGACTCCGGCACCAGCAGCCGCGTGTTCGGCTCCATCGCCTCCTTCATGGGCAACACCCAGTACCGCGGGAAGATCGTCTGGTTCCTGATGACGGCCCGGCCGGACCTGCTGCCCATCGACCTGAAGCGGCAGGGGCGCGCCGAGGAGCACCTGGCCCTCTTCTACCCGCAGACGGACGCCGAGCGGGACGAGCTCTTCAAGGTCATGCAGAAGAAGACGGGCGTGTCCGTGGACGTGCCGTCCTTCGCGTCGCTCATCCCCGAGGGCACCCGCCAGTTCAGCGGCGCGGACATCGAGGCCGTGATGGTGCGCGCGAAGTTCCGCGCCCTGGCCGAGGGCCGTGAGCAGGTGTCCGTGGATGACCTGAAGGCCGTGCTCGCCGACTTCATCCCGCCCAGCTACCCGCTGGAGATCGAGCTGCAGAACCTGGTGGCCGTGCAGGAGTGCACCAGCCGCGAGCTGCTGCCCGAGCAGTTCCGCTCCATGGACCGGGACGACGTCACCCGGCGCGTGCGCGAGCTGAAGATGCTGCTCGAGGAGCAGTGAGCCCCGAGCCGTCCGCTCGCTTCATCCCCCCGGGGCCTGCTGACGCCAGGCCGAGGCCTGGGGGGATGCGCTGGTGAGGCCACGGATGGCGCCCAGCAGCTGGGCGAATTCCACCGGCTTCACCACGTGCAGATCGAAGCCGGCCTGGTGGGCCCGGAGCCGATCCGACTCCTGCCCGTAGCCCGTCAGCGCGATGAGCTTGAGGCCGTGCAGCGCCGGCTGCGCGCGCAGCCGGCCCGCCAGCTCGTAGCCGTCCATGACGGGCAGGCCGATGTCCAGCACCGCCACGTCCGGACGGAAGGCCAGCGCGGCCTCCAGCCCCGAGGGCCCGTCCGCCGCCGTGTGCGTGACGAACCCCACCATGCCGAGGGCCTCCGCCAACATCTCGGCCGCGTCCTGGTTGTCGTCGACCACCAGCACCCGCGGCGCGGACTCGCCG carries:
- a CDS encoding ABC transporter permease, whose amino-acid sequence is MRLAALSRLVRLSIARERRGAFFSAFGVAVGVGALVFFVGLGLGVGRVIRERIFPTDARLVDVVPPAVSLGSLLGGGKLDAETVERLSALPGVEKVYRKMNVRVPAVSRYEGAFFGARLRMGMEVLAVGVDPGLVSADVQLGEFKDPGPDKPIPAVISTRLLEIYNKTFAPARKLPQISPQMIVGFGFPVEFNRSYVAQTTGGPTTPTQAQVVGASDRGLLAGITIPLETAIRLNRASGVDAETFTGVTLVAQDPSQVSALVSAVKEMGLEIDDQERRLAENAGAAVTLTTSALALLSILICVLAAVNIAHALSASVRARAKEIGVMQAVGASRGDVRNIVLAEAGVVGLAGGAIGTGAALLLALVINRLAARYLPDFPFKPDSFFSFPWPVVLGGVALGLFAALAGAYFPSRRAAAMDPARTLAG
- a CDS encoding ATP-binding protein — encoded protein: MSKSRRSKSDPLADLPRWAQKLAQKYYTKTVSTFLLYGAVRDLQPLTLEDGNRGYGILKTFLADELFGGRDHVIFYDRSSGIRAAAPETQKDLQRAMAGYDALYGTDYAKSLPRDPGRALQILENFLRLRLGEGKSMALIIDFAETLVPGGEMSHLSAEDRFVVATLDKWAHDPQFLSNDISVVLLAENLADISPRISRNPYVAPIELPLPGEEERLDYVRYKLEGKRLQSISDVSLAALAKMTAGLSRINLDRVLTEAMERDVRITPELLKEKKKELIQAECHGLLEFIEPAHNLDAVAGHGKAKEMLRHAANALKKGRMEVMPMGYLISGPVGTGKTFMVTSFAGEIGIPAVKFLNFRSQWQGVTEANLERIFTLLKALWPVAVMVDEADTFLGNRDSGGDSGTSSRVFGSIASFMGNTQYRGKIVWFLMTARPDLLPIDLKRQGRAEEHLALFYPQTDAERDELFKVMQKKTGVSVDVPSFASLIPEGTRQFSGADIEAVMVRAKFRALAEGREQVSVDDLKAVLADFIPPSYPLEIELQNLVAVQECTSRELLPEQFRSMDRDDVTRRVRELKMLLEEQ
- a CDS encoding ABC transporter ATP-binding protein → MIRARDIVKEYHDGDGTLVRVLDGLSLEVDQGDFVAVVGPSGSGKSTLLHLLGGLDVHYSGEVEVGGVKLRGLNDRALARFRNSHVGFVFQSFHLIPNLSAVENVLLPSHFGAASLEARKRAEAMLDRVGLLSKKDRAPVRLSGGERQRVAIARALFTGPKLLLCDEPTGNLDAATGAGVIQLFHELHREGLTILAVTHEERMSSAARRVLRLKECRLVEEPVARTAPGGAS
- a CDS encoding serine/threonine protein kinase, whose product is MTTSQPKRQPIPFGKYLLLDRINIGGMAEVWRGKMFGAGGFERLVAIKRILPNIAEDEEFITMFIDEAKISVQLNHANIAQIHELGQIANNYFIAMEYIPGKDMRAIFDRCRKKGEPAPIPLVAYCVSKMCEGLDYAHRKKDGMGRDLNIVHRDISPQNVLISFEGEVKVIDFGIAKAAGKATKTQAGILKGKFGYMSPEQIRGLPLDRRSDVFAIGVCLYEMLTGERLFVGDSDFSVLEKVRKAEVAPPSTYNRRIPEQLEKIVLKALARDVDERYQYASELGDDLQRFLITSDTIFGRKDLMQYMKATFAEDVEREKQRLAEYANIKPPDGMLSAIEAGFSGSSSPSAPPPTPAPPTQTPMETPKASGATAVMGPAGANGEAIRRTPSLTALPKLTAAAATPTPKDDEAVATMLVDSREYFDDEDEPTTQPGARAGRTVTPLESERAELAEGEPASTGKTAVIGPPPGAQSPRMSSPNIPVVTPTPNVQVRPSVFGMPSVSAEPVAPARPPPGRLPGDGLPRIARQEGPGGGPPMLSPAGMQGNAAGHGARPAPQVPAPPIGTPSPTPAAKTPGRADKDEPGQRSGPNRMVLFGGIGAAVLVVLAVVIILATRSPASGFIMVELPPQLKGKAQVTLNAQPATANNGVVLQPVPAGPVVVAVSAEGYKAFMQTVTVEEGTQVTRVVPEMESLVKSVSMVLATVPQDAQVTLNGKVIRAQGSQDAFIKDLPATDEMVIEVRAPGFKPHQQKYTLPAGSEPLQVTVRLEAAEVAVRVESEPSGATILASGKELGFTTPATVRLPPGVKQVTLRLKCFEEAELPVSLASSGDGPPVVKGALKKQPGCK
- a CDS encoding DUF3352 domain-containing protein gives rise to the protein MLRRASSWSLLLLVLLAGCSRCGKDSGPTGPAGKPASVERFLPRDAQAAIVVQDLGALGEKLARFQNLKIASFLAQLQNFQTAEAYVSAVMRQVGVDLRSRQAMEKAGIDPGKGAGAAFLSQTQAFSVLGVKDAKTLEETFSNLARNRLGAPERAEQKAGGGTLITFSRKGATTPQLGLLFIGDFVLVAPGSTVERLATFASQPSEKSLAEEPVLAASLGRLPKERDFHIYLPGGTDLVRPGTVQGLTLTGVIEERAVTLRADAPWPDTQQALAPLVPKEGPDLLGYLPADSFLVARYRGDPATLGGVWPYIVGPYVTRAVQQSNFDIKGEVLDNLQSGIAMGVALAPTAQFGSGIPELDIRRTSPFRYVQLMVVAEPKDVAKADATLARVPDIAGNFGAQVKPEDVGGKRVYLTSYRAGEGAHFAQAGGKLVLAAPRSRLEAALTGLAGKPGEFPLAQDLQGAMKDQVLSVVMDLRKLSDAVRNLPSEAWGIGGFAIKATALRWLEATDDLRAVTLNLSQKEKALQAEVSLKLTLPPAPQQPSSQPAPQPTEAK